Proteins from a genomic interval of Macaca thibetana thibetana isolate TM-01 chromosome 17, ASM2454274v1, whole genome shotgun sequence:
- the LOC126940392 gene encoding 60S ribosomal protein L31-like, whose protein sequence is MAPAKKGGEKKKGRSAINEVVTREYTINIHKRIHGVGFKKRAPRALKEIRKFAMKEMRTPDVRIDTRLNKAVWAKGIRNVPYRIRVRLSRKRNEDEDSPNKLYTLVTYVPVTTFKNLQTVNVDEN, encoded by the coding sequence ATGGCTCCCGCAAAGAAGGGTGGCGAGAAGAAAAAGGGCCGTTCTGCCATCAACGAGGTGGTGACCCGAGAATACACCATCAACATTCACAAGCGCATCCATGGAGTGGGCTTCAAGAAGCGTGCCCCTCGGGCACTCAAAGAGATTCGGAAATTTGCCATGAAGGAGATGAGAACTCCAGATGTGCGCATTGATACCAGGCTCAACAAAGCTGTCTGGGCCAAAGGAATAAGGAATGTCCCATACCGAATCCGTGTGCGGCTGTCCAGAAAACGTAATGAGGATGAAGATTCACCAAATAAGCTCTATACTTTGGTTACCTATGTACCTGTTACCACTTTCAAAAATCTACAGACAGTCAATGTGGATGAGAACTAA